CAGCTGCGCGTAACTCATGTAGCCGGAACTGGCAAACACGGCCGGAGCCTCGGGCTGGGCCTGGGCCTGGCGGAAGAAGCCGTCGTGCAACGCCTCTCCGCTGGGAAGAGACGTGCGACCGTTCCGGGCCGCACGCACCGCGCGCTGCGCGGCGGGCAGCGCCGACGGGCCCGGCGCATCCCAGCCGTCATCCCCAGCGGCCAACCTGAGCAGTTCGTCGATCTGATGGGCGAACATGGCGTCGATGACTCCGGGTGCAAAAACCCCCTCCCGCACATCCCAATTCACCAGCACACCGCCATCGAACTCGGTGACCTGGGCATCGAGCAGAACCTGGGGTCCCTGCGAAATGATCCATCCGGGCCTGCCGAATTGCTCGGTGACGTCGGGGCAGAAAAGTTCGCCGAGCCCCAGCGCGCTGGTGAACACCACCGGTGCCAGCACCTGGGTGCCGCGGTGGCGGCTGAGGTCGCGCAGTACCGACAGCCCGGAGTACGCGGAATGAGCCGCGGCGCTCCGCATGGCATCCTGCACAACCCGCGCCCGAGCCGCTGCGGTGCGCACGCCGGTGAGATCGACGTCCAGGAGCAGCGAGGAGGTGAAGTCGCCGACCAGTAGATCGACGTCCGGGTGCAGGGCCTGGCGACCGAACAACGGCAGGTTCAGCAGGAACCGCGACGACGCGGACCAGCGCGCCAGGGCGTTGGCGAAGACCGCGGCCAGCGTCATCGCCGGGGTGATGCCGCGTGCCTGGGCGCGGCGGAATAGCGCGTCGCGGGTCTGCGGGTCGAGCCAGTGCCAGCGCCGGGTGCTGCGGTGCAGGTCGCGTCCCGCGCCGGTCTGGGTAGGCAGTGCCGGCGGATCCGGCAGGTACGGGATGCGCCGCGCCCACCAGTCCCGGGCGGCGTCAAGGGCCGGTTGGGGCCGTGCCTCGTTCGCCGCCTCGATGGCCCGCCGGTATTCCCGGTAGGTGTATCCCAGTTCCGGCAGTTCGCGGCCCGCATGGCAGGCCGCCAGGTCGGCCATCAGCGTGCGGTAGCTCATCGCGTCGGCGGCCTGCATGTCCAGGTCGACGTGCAGGCGTGAGCGCTCCCCGGGTAGCAGCGTCAACGCAAGTTCGAACACCGCACCGTCGAGCTGCTGGTGCGATTTTGCGTCGCGGATGGCCGCCAGCCGCTCATCGAGGCGATCCGGGGTCACCTGCCGCAGGTCGACAACGCTGAGGGGAAAGTCGCGAGATTCGGCCACCGGCGGGATGCGTTGCGTGCCATCCGGCAAGAACTGCACCCGCAGCATCGGGTGACGCAGTGCCAGCCGGGTGGCCGCCACGCGGAGCCGATCCGGATCGATCCGACCACCCTCGAACTCAACGTAGAGGTGCCCGGCCACCCCGCCGAGCTGCTGGTGGTCTTGGCGGCCCACCCACATCGCGTGCTGCATCGGCGCGAGCGGAAAGGCCTCGCCGGCCTCGCCTTCCTCGCCGTCCTCCGGTGTCGGCGCGGTGTCGGGTAGCGGGTCGGTGCTCATGGCGGCGGAGCCGGCGGACACCAGCTGCGACCAGGCCTCGACCGTCGGTGTCACGGCCAGCGTGGCGAAATCGACGGCGATGCCCTGGCGGCGCCAGCGACCCGCCAGCGACATCATCCTGATGGAGTCCAGGCCGTGAGCAACGAGGTTATCGGCGGGGTGAATCGCGTCGGCGCGCACGCCAAGTAATTCCGCCACCTGGGCGCGAATGACCTCCGAGCACGCCGAAGCATGCACCACGAACCCTCCCACTTAGCACAGGCTGCCCTAATTTGTGGGGTTACCCTATCTTTGAACCACGCACCTTCGCTACTACGCCCCTCGTTTAGGAACCCACATGCCACCGAAGCCGGCGCCTGGCCTCCGATCGTGTTCCGGTGGCGGCCTGGACGGATTCGTACCGTTCCCCCCAGATCGGGCCGCGTCGTACCGGGCCGCCGGCTATTGGTCGGGGCGAACCCTGGACACCATCCTGTCCGATGCCGCGCGGCGCTGGCCCGATCGAATCGCGGTGGTCGATGCCGGTGTGCTGCCTGGCCACGGCGGCGGCCTCAGTTACACAGAACTCGACCAGCAGGCCGACCGGGCCGCCGCGGCGTTGCGCGGCCTGGGCATTACGCCGGGTGACCGGGTACTGCTCCAGCTGCCGAACGGCTGCCAGTTCGCGGTCGCGCTGTTCGGGCTGGTGCGGGCGGGAGCGGTGCCGGTGATGTGCCTGCCCGGTCATCGGGCCGCCGAACTGGGACATTTCGCCGCCGTCAGCCAGGCCACCGGGCTCCTGATCACCGATGCGGCTGGCGGATTCGACTATCGGGGGATGGCCCGCGAACTTGTCGCGGATCACCCCACCCTGCGACACGTCATCGTCGATGGCGATCCCGGAGGATTCGTGTCGTGGCCGCAGCTGTGCGCCCAGGCCCGCACCGGTTCGCCAGCACCGCCGGCCGACCCCGGATCGCCGGCCCTGCTGCTGGTCTCCGGCGGCACCACCGGCACACCTAAACTCATTCCGCGCACCCACAACGACTACGTTTTCAACGCGACGGCAAGCGCCGAACTCTGTCGGCTTAGCGCCGACGACGTCTATCTGGTGGTGCTGGCCGCCGGCCATAATTTCCCGCTGGCTTGCCCGGGCCTGCTCGGCGCGATGACGGCCGGCGCCACCACCGTGTTCGGCCGCGATCCCAGCCCGGAGGCCGCCTTCGCCGCCATCGAGCGCCACGGCGTTACCGTCACCGCGCTGGTGCCGGCGGTGGCCAAACTGTGGGCTCAAGCCTGCGATTGGGAACCCGTGACGCCAAAGTCGCTGCGGCTATTGCAGGTTGGCGGGTCCAAGCTGGAGCCCGCGGACGCTCGCCGGGTACGTGCCGCGCTGACCCCGGGCCTGCAGCAGGTGTTTGGCATGGCGGAGGGGCTGCTGAACTTCACCCGCGTCGACGACCCACCAGATGTGGTCGAACACACCCAGGGGCGGCCGCTATGCCCGGCCGACGAACTGCGCATCGTCAACGCCGATGACGAGCCGGTGCGGCCCGGGGAGGAAGGCGAACTGCTGGTGCGCGGGCCCTACACACTGAACGGCTACTTTCGTGCCCAGCACGACAACGAACGCTGCTTCGATCCCGACGGCTTCTACCGCACCGGCGACCTGGTCCGCCGGCGCGACGACGGCTACCTGGTGGTCACCGGACGCGTCAAAGACGTCATCTGCCGTGCGGGCGAAACGATCGCCGCTAAAGACCTCGAAGAGCAGCTGCTGAGCCACCCGGGGATCTGGTCAGCCGCGGCGGTGGCGCTGCCTGACCAGTATCTGGGGGAAAAGATCTGCGCTGCGGTCGTTTTCGCTGGACCTCCGATTACCCTTGCGCAGTTGAATGCCTTCCTCGATCAGCGCGGAGTGGCGGCGCACGCTCGACCCGATCAGCTGGTCGCGATGCCGGCGCTGCCCACAACGGCGATCGGGAAGGTCGACAAACGAGCGATCGTCCGCCAGATCGGCATGGCGACGACGGCCCAAAGTCCCGCTAAAGGCACCATTGACTAGTGTGCAAATTTTGCATTGACTGCGTTTCATGACCGACGGTGTTCCGGCGCGCGGATCATTTCGATCACGCGGCGCGGTAGCGGTGAGCTCGATGATTTTGCGCCCACTCACCGCCGCGATTCCGTCCGACCGGGCGTGGGGGATATGGGCGTCGCGCCGGATCATCGCCGGACTCATGGGCGCCTTCGGGCCGTCGCTCGCGGGCACCCGAGTGGAACAAGTCAACTCCGTTCTGCCCGACGGGCGCCGGGTCGTCGGCGAGTGGGTCTACGGACCGCACAACAAGGCCACCGATGCCGCACCCAATAGCGGTGCCATTTACTACGTACACGGCAGCGGATACACCATGTGTTCGCCCCGAACCCACCGACGGCTGACGTCCTGGCTGTCGTCACTGACCGGGCTGCCGGTGTTCAGTGTCGGCTACCGGCTGGCGCCGCGCCACCGCTTTCCGACGGCGGCCAACGACGTGCGTGCGGGCTGGGACTGGCTACCGCAAGTGTGTGGCTTGCCGCCGGAACGCATGGTGATCGCCGCCGATTCGGCGGGCGGCCATCTGACCGTGGACATGTTGCTGCAACCCGAGGTCGCCGCGCACCCGCCGGCGGCAGTGGTGTTGTTTTCGCCGCTGATCGACCTCACATTCGGGCGCTGCGCCAGTCGTGAGCTGCAGCGCCCCGATCCCGCCGTTCGAGCTGACCGTGCGGCCAAATCCGTGGCGCTGTACTACGCCGGAGTCGATCCCACCCACCACCGGCTGACACTCGATGTCGCCGGAGGGCCACCGCTGCCGCCGACGCTGATCCAGGTCGGCGCGGCCGAGATGCTCGAGGCCGATGCGCGGCAACTCGATGCCGACATCCGCGCCGCCGGCGGCGAATGCGAGCTGCAAGTGTGGCCCGATCAGATGCACGTGTTCCAGGCCCTGCCGCGGATGACCCCCGAAGCGGCCAAGGCCATGACCCATGTTGCCCAATTCATCCGTGCGACAAGAACACGCGAAACCAACGCCAACGAATACCTGGAGCGGTCGGCCGTCTGGTGAAGGTTACTGACGCGCGATCAGATACGGCGCTAACGTGGATAGCTTTTCGCACGTCTCCTCGAATTCGCGTTCAGGTTCCGATGCTTTGATGATGCCGGCGCCAGCCCGCAGCCAGGTCCGGCCGTCGACCTGGTATGCCGCCCGCAGCGACAGCGCTGCGTCCAGCCCGCCATCCGACGAAAACCTCACGACCGCACCGGAATACAGCCCGCGGGGGTACTCGTCGAGGCGCAAGATCGCATCAACACCAGCTGCTTTGGGAATTCCCGACGCGGTGACCGCAGGAAACAGCGCTTCCAACGCATCCATCCGGTCGCTCGACGGGTCCAACCGAGCTCTGATCGTCGAGCCGAGGTGCTGCACACTCCCGCGCTCACGCACCGTCATGAAATCGACGACGGCAGCACTGCCCGGTTCGGCTATCTCGGTGATCTCCTGAAGCGATGAGCGCACCGAGATGGCGTGCTCAACGATTTCTTTGGAGTTTGATTCCAGATCGTCCCGCGCCAGTCGGTCATGCGCGGGACCTCGCCCCAAGGCGCGGGTACCGGCCAGCGGCTCAGTGACCACCACACCGTCGGGGTGCACGGCCGTGACGAGTTCGGGGCTATAGCCCAGAGCGCGAATTCCGCCCAGCTGCAACAAAAACGACCGCACCGGGGTGTTGTACCGACGACCCAGCCGATACGTCGACGGAAAGTCGAGGGCGAAGGGCACTTCGACACAACGCGACAGGATCACCTTGTGGTAGTTGCCGGCGGCGATCTCACCGACGGCTACCGCCACCCGATCGCGGTAGCGAGATAGGTCGACGGATAAGTCGACCGAGCGGGACCGCGGCAGGTCGCGCACCCCGCCGGCGAGTAATCGGTCTAGTGCCTCGCGGTGGCGAAGCCCGGCGCCGAACAGGCAAATCTCTCCCCCGCTCACCACGATCCGGGTGCGGGGCCAAAAGACCCGGGCCAGTGGGGTGTGGCGCGCCAGCCGCTGCTGCCACCCATAGCGGTACACACCGAACTCGAAGGCGACCCAGCCGAAGGCCTGATCGGTTTCCAGCAACAGCCGATCGACCGCTTCGCCCAGGGCGGTTCCCGGCCGACCCGACCACTGCTGTCGCTGCGTAACGCCGTCACGGGTGACCCGCAGTTCGTCGCTGTCCAGCTCCACCATCGCCTGCACACCGACGGCCAGAACCCATTGACCGTCGTGCTCATAAAGCAGGTATTCCTCGCCGACGGGCTCGGCCAGCACCGCGGCGAGCTCGGCTGCCAGGTCGGCGGGGTTGACACCGGCGGGCATCGGGATGGACAAAGACGCGGCACCGACGGCACCCGTCTCAACGCTGACGTCGGACACCTAGTAAATGTAGCCTAACCTACTTAATTGGGCGCAGCCGCCCGCGTCGTCGCACGTCCGAGATGCCCGACTGGAGAAACGCTCGTCTCGAACCAATGGCGCCCGCAGCGTTGGGCGGCGGCGCGCGCTGGGCGGCTTCACGGTCCGCGGGTTCCGCTTCGCGGCGAACCATTTCCGCAGGCAGAGGCGGTCATCCCAGCTGCTCACAGCAGGTCGCACCACTCATCTCACGCACATGAAACCTTGAACTTTTCCTAACCGTTTACCAGCTGGCTGCAAATCAAGGTTTTACCTTCGCCAGAATTCTCCTAACATCACTAACTAACCGCGTGGACCACTTGGTCGACGGCGCAGTCGTGGTGCGCGCGGCAACGGCGACAGCTCCCCCGGCGCTCATACGAAACACAAAGCTGACTCAAGCGATCTCGACCCGCCCAGGTATCCGATCGTTGGCCAGTCAACAGAGAGGACGCGATCATGTTCGTAATCCGGCTCGCTGACGGAGAAGAGGTCCACGGCGAGTGCGATGAACTGACGATCAACCCGGAGACCGGCGTCCTAACGGTCTGCCGGGTCGACGGTTTCGAGGAAACCACCACCCACTATTCACCGTCGGCGTGGCGGTCGGTAACACACCGCAAGCGAGGGGTCGGCGTAAGGCCATCCCTGGTCTCAACGGCTCGATAAGCAGGATTACGTTTCCAGACTCGACCGGATGTTCCCGGTAACTCATTCTGGGTGCTTCCTGGATTGCCGCACCAAGCATGGGAGGCACCGATGCTGCATGAGTTCTGGGTGAATTTCACCCACAACCTCTTCAAGCCGCTCCTACTGTTCTTCTACTTCGGGTTCTTGATCCCGATCCTCAAGGTGCGGTTCGAAATCCCCTATGTGATCTATCAGGGCCTGACCCTCTACCTGTTGCTCGCAATCGGCTGGCATGGCGGCGAGGAGCTCGCCAAGATCAAGCCGTCCAGCATCGGCATCATCGTTGGGTTCATGGCCGTGGGCTTCCTGGTGAACTTGCTGATCGGAGGTTTCGCCTACCTGCTGCTGGGCCGCATGAGTGCCATGCGGCGAGTCGACAGGGCGACTGTTGCCGGTTACTACGGGTCGGACTCGGCGGGAACCTTTGCCACCTGCGTGGCGGTCCTGGTCAGCGCTGGCGTCGCCTACAACCACTACATGCCGGTGATGCTGGCCGTCATGGAGATTCCGGGTTGCCTGGTGGCGCTCTACCTGGTCGCACGGCTGCGGCACCGGGGCTTGGACGAGGCAGGATTCATGCCGGACGAGCCCGGCCACACCCCACCAGCGAAAATCGTGGCCGGACCTGGCGCGGCCGTCCGCCCCGCTGAGGGCGAAAGCCTGCAGAGCCGGCGCGAGTATCCGGACCAGGATCCGCATGAGGTCACAACGAGCGGCAAGAGGCC
The nucleotide sequence above comes from Mycobacterium decipiens. Encoded proteins:
- a CDS encoding (2,3-dihydroxybenzoyl)adenylate synthase, yielding MPPKPAPGLRSCSGGGLDGFVPFPPDRAASYRAAGYWSGRTLDTILSDAARRWPDRIAVVDAGVLPGHGGGLSYTELDQQADRAAAALRGLGITPGDRVLLQLPNGCQFAVALFGLVRAGAVPVMCLPGHRAAELGHFAAVSQATGLLITDAAGGFDYRGMARELVADHPTLRHVIVDGDPGGFVSWPQLCAQARTGSPAPPADPGSPALLLVSGGTTGTPKLIPRTHNDYVFNATASAELCRLSADDVYLVVLAAGHNFPLACPGLLGAMTAGATTVFGRDPSPEAAFAAIERHGVTVTALVPAVAKLWAQACDWEPVTPKSLRLLQVGGSKLEPADARRVRAALTPGLQQVFGMAEGLLNFTRVDDPPDVVEHTQGRPLCPADELRIVNADDEPVRPGEEGELLVRGPYTLNGYFRAQHDNERCFDPDGFYRTGDLVRRRDDGYLVVTGRVKDVICRAGETIAAKDLEEQLLSHPGIWSAAAVALPDQYLGEKICAAVVFAGPPITLAQLNAFLDQRGVAAHARPDQLVAMPALPTTAIGKVDKRAIVRQIGMATTAQSPAKGTID
- the mbtJ gene encoding acetyl hydrolase/esterase MbtJ, which codes for MTDGVPARGSFRSRGAVAVSSMILRPLTAAIPSDRAWGIWASRRIIAGLMGAFGPSLAGTRVEQVNSVLPDGRRVVGEWVYGPHNKATDAAPNSGAIYYVHGSGYTMCSPRTHRRLTSWLSSLTGLPVFSVGYRLAPRHRFPTAANDVRAGWDWLPQVCGLPPERMVIAADSAGGHLTVDMLLQPEVAAHPPAAVVLFSPLIDLTFGRCASRELQRPDPAVRADRAAKSVALYYAGVDPTHHRLTLDVAGGPPLPPTLIQVGAAEMLEADARQLDADIRAAGGECELQVWPDQMHVFQALPRMTPEAAKAMTHVAQFIRATRTRETNANEYLERSAVW
- the mbtI gene encoding mycobactin biosynthesis salicylate synthase MbtI yields the protein MSDVSVETGAVGAASLSIPMPAGVNPADLAAELAAVLAEPVGEEYLLYEHDGQWVLAVGVQAMVELDSDELRVTRDGVTQRQQWSGRPGTALGEAVDRLLLETDQAFGWVAFEFGVYRYGWQQRLARHTPLARVFWPRTRIVVSGGEICLFGAGLRHREALDRLLAGGVRDLPRSRSVDLSVDLSRYRDRVAVAVGEIAAGNYHKVILSRCVEVPFALDFPSTYRLGRRYNTPVRSFLLQLGGIRALGYSPELVTAVHPDGVVVTEPLAGTRALGRGPAHDRLARDDLESNSKEIVEHAISVRSSLQEITEIAEPGSAAVVDFMTVRERGSVQHLGSTIRARLDPSSDRMDALEALFPAVTASGIPKAAGVDAILRLDEYPRGLYSGAVVRFSSDGGLDAALSLRAAYQVDGRTWLRAGAGIIKASEPEREFEETCEKLSTLAPYLIARQ
- a CDS encoding sodium-dependent bicarbonate transport family permease, producing the protein MLHEFWVNFTHNLFKPLLLFFYFGFLIPILKVRFEIPYVIYQGLTLYLLLAIGWHGGEELAKIKPSSIGIIVGFMAVGFLVNLLIGGFAYLLLGRMSAMRRVDRATVAGYYGSDSAGTFATCVAVLVSAGVAYNHYMPVMLAVMEIPGCLVALYLVARLRHRGLDEAGFMPDEPGHTPPAKIVAGPGAAVRPAEGESLQSRREYPDQDPHEVTTSGKRPSLLSRELLHEVFLNPGLCLLLGGIIIGFVSGLQGEKVVHDDDTFFVTAFQGVLALFLLEMGMMASRKLRDLTSAGRGFIFFGLLAPNLFATLGIIVAHGYAYLTNSAFEPGTYVLFAVLCGAASYIAVPAVQRLAIPEASPTLPLAASLGLTFSYNVTIGIPLYIEIARIVGHWFPAS